A genomic segment from Panthera tigris isolate Pti1 chromosome A1, P.tigris_Pti1_mat1.1, whole genome shotgun sequence encodes:
- the POU4F1 gene encoding POU domain, class 4, transcription factor 1 — protein MMSMNSKQPHFAMHPTLPEHKYPSLHSSSEAIRRACLPTPPLQSNLFASLDETLLARAEALAAVDIAVSQGKSHPFKPDATYHTMNSVPCTSTSTVPLAHHHHHHHHHQALEPGDLLDHISSPSLALMAGAGGAGAAGGGGGAHDGPGGGGGPGGGGGPGGGGPGGGGGGGGPGGGGGGPGGGLLGGSAHPHPHMHGLGHLSHPAAAAAMNMPSGLPHPGLVAAAAHHGAAAAAAAAAAGQVAAASAAAAVVGAAGLASICDSDTDPRELEAFAERFKQRRIKLGVTQADVGSALANLKIPGVGSLSQSTICRFESLTLSHNNMIALKPILQAWLEEAEGAQREKMNKPELFNGGEKKRKRTSIAAPEKRSLEAYFAVQPRPSSEKIAAIAEKLDLKKNVVRVWFCNQRQKQKRMKFSATY, from the coding sequence CTGCAGAGCAACCTCTTCGCCAGCCTAGACGAAACGCTGCTGGCGCGGGCAGAGGCGCTGGCGGCCGTGGACATCGCCGTGTCCCAGGGCAAGAGCCACCCATTCAAGCCAGACGCCACGTACCACACGATGAACAGCGTGCCATGCACGTCCACGTCCACCGTGCCGCTGgcgcaccaccaccaccaccaccaccaccaccaggcgCTCGAGCCTGGCGACCTGCTGGACCATATTTCGTCGCCCTCGCTCGCGCTCATGGCCGGCGCGGGTGGTGCgggcgcggcgggcggcggcggcggcgcccacGATGGcccggggggcggcggcggcccggggggcggcggcggcccaggcggcggcggccccgggggcggcggcggcggcggtggcccggggggtggcggcggcggcccggGCGGCGGGCTGCTCGGCGGCTCGGCGCACCCGCATCCGCACATGCACGGCCTAGGCCACCTGTCGCacccggcggcggcggccgccaTGAACATGCCGTCGGGTCTGCCGCACCCCGGgctggtggcggcggcggcgcaccacggcgcggcggcggcggcggcggcggcggcggccgggcagGTGGCGGCGGCGTCGGCGGCAGCGGCCGTGGTGGGCGCGGCGGGCCTGGCGTCCATCTGCGACTCGGACACGGACCCGCGCGAGCTCGAGGCGTTCGCCGAGCGCTTCAAGCAGAGGCGCATCAAGCTGGGCGTGACGCAGGCCGACGTGGGCTCGGCGCTGGCCAACCTCAAGATCCCGGGCGTGGGCTCGCTCAGCCAGAGCACCATCTGCAGGTTCGAGTCGCTCACGCTCTCGCACAACAACATGATCGCGCTCAAGCCCATCCTGCAGGCGTGGCTCGAGGAGGCCGAGGGCGCGCAGCGCGAGAAAATGAACAAGCCCGAGCTCTTCAACGGCGGCGAGAAGAAGCGCAAGCGGACTTCCATCGCAGCGCCGGAGAAGCGCTCCCTCGAGGCCTACTTCGCCGTACAACCCCGGCCCTCCTCCGAGAAGATCGCCGCCATCGCCGAGAAACTGGACCTCAAAAAGAACGTGGTGCGGGTGTGGTTTTGCAaccagagacagaagcagaagcgGATGAAATTCTCCGCCACTTactga